In Chitinophaga sp. HK235, a single window of DNA contains:
- a CDS encoding lantibiotic dehydratase codes for MALSHTGFFLLRSPLYDVNRYSEVLQDNLQELADRNPLFLYALCIASGDLLKELERFLSDPASFNRKKTDKLRKSLYKYWVRACTRSTPYGLFAGCTTGTMGETTWLQLHPMKDARQFVRLDMDYYTRISTHISQQPAVSDALRYYPNNSLYKSGDKYRYAEYTIVNNRRKYLLTAVEDSVFMTKIITEATAGMTIAQIVQLILEEDASITEEEAAAFVRELIDSQLLIAETEPRITGDDNLQSLTERLLSIPDASEFRESLLALQKLLQEQDYERSRLASIHQLCETAFPISIPKDLLQVDLFKTAQHCELGEPLVNDIVTQINQLLALCHGFPKGHSEMASFVSRFQERYESQEVPLNLVLDGETGIGYGSGIENAVHAPFVEDVMGGAGTENNTVTWSLLQQLSLDKYEQALQQGLQEVTITEEDLKKLGDHETVEMARSCYLFGSLHAPSAAAADKGEYRFALNSMGGPSAANLLGRFCSGDSQLASKVKDILEEEAAAYPDLILAEVVHFPEARAANVLIRPALRPYEIPYVGVAGIPEAHQIPISDLMVSVRQNEVVLRSKRLNKRVIPRLSSAHNYTFNSLPVYKFLCDLQHQSGNSAVYWDWGVLGSRKRLPRVVYKNIILSKAYWTLTAKDVEHLGDDTTANMKFFEQYCQQYGVPSKVLLAEADNELLIDLTQPVAVQLLIDQVKKGSSVKLKEYLLEDAGGIVCDTENNVYAHELLLPLRNVKAADKARPAAQTAAAPAVVPASLPVRSFAPGSEWMFVKVYCGYRIAEELLAGYFAQHIPEWQEDGLFEDFFFLRYSDPQPHIRLRFLNSGRPSNNDEILHRIETALQPLIHSGQVSKIVCDTYIREIERYGASTIHLSEQLFSADSRAVVGIVSMLEGEDGEHYRWKLALRGTDMLLEDFGLTPAERKSLLASLREGFTAEFGGAKLLHKPLNDKYRKHQQEIASFLRAENDESNEITEAVVFFRQRSEINVPLARQIREQYNNDARYFDILASHIHMFLNRIFVAKQRKHEMVLYHFLEKYYLSQLAMEATLK; via the coding sequence ATGGCATTATCGCATACAGGATTTTTCCTATTAAGAAGTCCGCTGTACGATGTCAACAGGTACAGCGAAGTGTTACAGGACAATTTGCAGGAACTGGCAGACAGGAACCCTTTATTCCTCTATGCCCTGTGCATCGCCTCTGGCGACCTGCTGAAGGAGCTGGAAAGATTCCTCAGCGACCCGGCATCGTTTAACCGGAAAAAAACCGACAAGCTGCGTAAATCACTGTACAAATACTGGGTACGTGCCTGTACCCGAAGCACCCCCTATGGCCTCTTCGCCGGATGTACCACCGGCACCATGGGCGAAACCACCTGGCTGCAGCTCCATCCTATGAAAGATGCCCGGCAGTTTGTACGCCTGGATATGGACTACTATACCCGCATCAGTACCCATATCAGCCAGCAGCCTGCTGTTAGCGACGCCCTTCGTTATTACCCCAACAACAGTCTTTATAAAAGCGGTGATAAATACCGCTACGCGGAATATACTATTGTCAACAACCGGCGCAAGTACCTGCTCACCGCAGTGGAAGACTCCGTATTCATGACAAAGATCATTACAGAAGCCACTGCAGGCATGACGATAGCGCAGATCGTGCAGCTGATCCTGGAGGAAGACGCTTCCATCACAGAGGAGGAAGCCGCTGCCTTTGTACGGGAACTGATCGACTCGCAGTTGCTCATCGCTGAAACAGAACCCCGTATTACAGGCGATGATAACCTGCAATCCCTGACCGAAAGGCTTTTGTCTATCCCTGATGCCAGCGAATTTCGTGAGTCTCTGCTAGCCCTGCAAAAGCTGCTGCAGGAGCAGGACTACGAACGTTCCCGCCTGGCCTCCATCCATCAGCTGTGTGAAACAGCTTTCCCCATCAGCATTCCCAAAGACCTGCTACAGGTAGACCTGTTTAAAACAGCACAGCATTGTGAACTGGGAGAACCACTGGTCAACGATATCGTAACCCAGATCAATCAACTGCTGGCACTCTGCCACGGTTTCCCGAAAGGACATTCCGAAATGGCTTCCTTCGTGAGCCGTTTCCAGGAACGGTATGAATCGCAGGAAGTGCCACTCAACCTGGTACTGGACGGAGAAACCGGTATCGGTTACGGCTCCGGTATTGAAAACGCTGTACACGCACCCTTCGTGGAAGATGTGATGGGTGGTGCCGGTACTGAAAATAATACAGTCACCTGGTCTCTCCTGCAGCAGCTCAGTCTCGATAAATACGAACAGGCCCTGCAACAAGGATTACAAGAGGTGACCATCACTGAAGAAGACCTGAAGAAACTGGGTGACCACGAAACCGTAGAGATGGCACGGAGCTGCTACCTCTTCGGCAGCCTGCACGCACCTTCCGCAGCAGCCGCCGACAAAGGAGAATACCGCTTCGCACTCAACTCTATGGGCGGTCCTTCTGCAGCTAATCTGCTCGGCCGCTTCTGTAGCGGTGATTCGCAGCTGGCCTCCAAAGTAAAAGATATCCTGGAGGAGGAAGCTGCTGCCTATCCCGACCTGATCCTGGCGGAAGTGGTGCACTTTCCTGAAGCCCGTGCCGCTAATGTGCTGATACGGCCTGCACTTCGCCCTTATGAAATTCCATATGTCGGAGTAGCAGGTATTCCGGAAGCCCACCAGATCCCCATCTCCGATCTGATGGTATCCGTAAGACAAAATGAAGTCGTTCTCAGAAGCAAAAGGCTCAACAAACGCGTGATACCACGTCTGAGCTCTGCACATAACTATACCTTCAACAGCCTGCCTGTCTATAAATTTTTGTGCGATCTGCAGCACCAGTCCGGTAACTCTGCTGTATATTGGGACTGGGGCGTGCTGGGATCCCGTAAACGCCTGCCCCGCGTAGTATATAAAAACATCATCCTCAGCAAGGCATACTGGACGCTGACAGCTAAAGATGTGGAACATCTGGGTGATGATACCACTGCCAATATGAAATTCTTTGAACAATACTGCCAACAGTATGGCGTACCGTCAAAAGTGCTGCTGGCAGAAGCGGATAACGAGTTGCTGATAGACCTTACACAACCGGTGGCAGTACAGCTGCTGATCGATCAGGTTAAAAAAGGATCTTCTGTAAAACTCAAGGAGTATTTGCTGGAAGATGCCGGTGGTATTGTGTGCGATACGGAAAACAACGTATATGCGCATGAGTTACTGCTGCCACTCCGTAATGTGAAGGCTGCAGACAAGGCTCGTCCGGCTGCTCAGACTGCCGCCGCACCGGCTGTGGTGCCAGCCTCTCTGCCGGTCCGCAGTTTTGCGCCAGGCAGTGAATGGATGTTCGTGAAAGTATATTGTGGTTATCGCATAGCAGAAGAACTGCTGGCGGGCTATTTTGCGCAACATATTCCGGAATGGCAGGAAGATGGCCTTTTTGAAGATTTCTTTTTCCTGCGGTATAGTGATCCGCAGCCACATATCCGCCTGCGTTTCCTCAACAGCGGCCGGCCTTCCAATAACGATGAGATCCTGCACCGCATAGAAACGGCGCTGCAACCGCTCATCCACAGTGGCCAGGTATCTAAAATTGTATGCGATACCTATATCAGGGAAATAGAACGCTACGGCGCTTCCACCATCCATCTGAGTGAACAGCTGTTTAGTGCCGACAGCCGTGCTGTAGTCGGCATCGTCAGCATGCTGGAAGGAGAGGACGGTGAACATTATCGCTGGAAACTGGCCCTGCGCGGTACAGACATGCTGCTGGAAGATTTCGGGCTGACACCGGCGGAAAGAAAGTCGCTGCTGGCAAGCCTGCGGGAAGGATTTACCGCCGAATTCGGTGGCGCCAAACTGTTGCATAAACCACTCAACGACAAATACCGTAAACATCAACAGGAGATTGCATCTTTCCTGCGTGCAGAAAATGATGAAAGCAACGAAATCACAGAAGCCGTGGTCTTCTTCCGGCAACGCTCGGAGATCAACGTGCCGCTGGCCAGACAGATACGGGAACAGTACAACAACGACGCCCGCTATTTTGATATCCTCGCCAGTCACATACACATGTTCCTGAACAGGATATTCGTTGCCAAACAACGTAAACACGAAATGGTACTGTATCATTTCCTGGAAAAATATTACTTATCTCAACTGGCTATGGAAGCAACGCTTAAATAA
- a CDS encoding lanthionine synthetase C family protein, with product MNNIETQLKSLYNDMIPALRERRFLSEYANSLFKGPWGALLFMFYYEQYADTEADNAAALLEELYAEYTPEIGDNYSFCNGHTGPFWLLEHLSRHGFLEMDINDLATDFVTATISQSSFHSDHLHFDFLHGSSGMCNFLLGFTSRPDVREHLEQFVQRLWDKSVVTDKGRSLPFFYTHDQPEGIYTDSFSLAHGTCSLLIILAKIYQAGIAQPLCRQLITESITFILRHKNTYDDTSLHALYPAILDGKSVGSRLSWCYGDLNVAMALWHCGKVFGEKRWTDEALEIMHYSARRNTDESAGIMDNCFCHGSGGIAAFYRKFWFETNDTAFLECANHWQQKAMERITFCEDGSQHGIRVWQGKDKQWDYCWDLLDGSSGVGLTMLSQLNTTPLPWDECFLLS from the coding sequence ATGAATAACATCGAAACACAGTTAAAAAGTCTGTATAACGATATGATTCCCGCACTACGGGAACGTAGGTTTTTATCGGAATATGCCAACAGTTTGTTCAAAGGTCCCTGGGGCGCCTTGTTGTTTATGTTTTATTACGAACAATATGCCGACACCGAGGCCGACAATGCTGCTGCGCTGCTGGAAGAACTGTATGCTGAATATACACCGGAAATCGGCGATAACTATTCCTTCTGCAATGGCCACACCGGCCCTTTCTGGCTGCTCGAACACCTGAGCCGTCACGGGTTCCTGGAAATGGATATCAATGATCTTGCTACCGATTTTGTAACGGCCACCATCTCCCAGAGTTCCTTCCACAGCGACCATCTCCACTTCGATTTCCTGCATGGTAGCTCCGGTATGTGCAATTTCCTGCTGGGCTTTACCAGCCGCCCCGATGTAAGGGAGCATCTCGAACAGTTCGTACAACGCCTGTGGGACAAAAGTGTGGTTACTGATAAAGGAAGAAGCCTGCCCTTCTTTTATACACATGATCAGCCGGAAGGTATTTATACAGACTCCTTCAGTCTCGCTCACGGCACCTGCTCCCTGCTCATTATCCTGGCTAAAATATATCAGGCTGGTATCGCGCAACCGTTGTGCCGCCAGCTGATCACAGAAAGCATCACCTTTATTCTGCGGCATAAAAATACCTATGATGATACCTCCCTGCATGCCCTGTATCCCGCCATCCTGGATGGAAAATCCGTGGGCAGCAGATTGTCATGGTGCTACGGCGACCTGAACGTAGCGATGGCGCTCTGGCACTGTGGTAAAGTGTTCGGCGAAAAAAGATGGACAGACGAAGCGCTGGAAATCATGCACTATAGTGCCCGCCGCAATACAGATGAATCTGCAGGCATAATGGACAACTGCTTCTGTCATGGTTCCGGTGGCATTGCTGCTTTTTACCGTAAATTCTGGTTCGAGACAAATGATACTGCTTTCCTGGAATGTGCCAACCACTGGCAGCAGAAAGCGATGGAAAGAATAACCTTTTGTGAAGATGGCAGTCAGCATGGCATCAGAGTGTGGCAGGGAAAAGACAAGCAGTGGGATTACTGCTGGGACCTGCTCGATGGCAGCAGCGGAGTAGGATTGACAATGTTATCACAATTAAATACAACCCCATTACCATGGGATGAGTGTTTCCTGCTCTCCTGA
- a CDS encoding class I lanthipeptide — protein sequence MKKKKIDLGRKLLLNKETVAALNATQQHQLVGGINTLYLTCTEDTRAISSCRATRPSPNATCCQIP from the coding sequence ATGAAAAAGAAAAAAATTGACCTGGGCAGAAAACTGCTGCTCAACAAGGAAACAGTAGCAGCTTTGAATGCTACCCAGCAACATCAACTGGTAGGCGGTATTAACACATTGTATCTTACCTGCACCGAAGATACCCGCGCAATATCTTCCTGCAGGGCTACCAGACCTAGTCCTAACGCAACTTGCTGCCAGATACCATAA
- a CDS encoding class I lanthipeptide, which translates to MKKKKIQLNKKLLLKKDKIVTLNPQEQSKLAGGVPITWFSSCCVETDEVTCPEGCVWTR; encoded by the coding sequence ATGAAAAAGAAAAAAATTCAGCTCAACAAAAAACTGCTGCTTAAAAAAGACAAGATTGTAACCTTAAATCCACAGGAGCAATCCAAACTGGCCGGGGGTGTACCGATCACCTGGTTTAGCTCCTGCTGCGTGGAAACAGATGAAGTTACCTGTCCGGAAGGATGTGTCTGGACCCGTTAA
- a CDS encoding class I lanthipeptide, translating into MKKTKIKLSKKLYLKKNAIVELNPEQQSKIAGGMPLTRTTICCVPSDVSHCEVC; encoded by the coding sequence ATGAAAAAGACAAAAATCAAACTCAGTAAAAAGCTGTACCTGAAAAAAAATGCGATTGTTGAACTGAATCCGGAACAACAATCCAAAATAGCCGGTGGAATGCCTTTGACCAGAACTACCATCTGCTGTGTCCCATCGGATGTTTCCCACTGTGAAGTTTGCTGA
- a CDS encoding class I lanthipeptide: MRKKKISLDKKLSLNKSTIVTLNAQQQAVVEGGAIPVTRFITCLSCGETCDICVTLTPQCI; encoded by the coding sequence ATGAGAAAGAAAAAAATCTCCCTGGACAAAAAACTGTCTCTGAACAAATCTACCATTGTCACACTGAACGCACAGCAGCAAGCTGTTGTTGAAGGTGGCGCAATACCTGTAACACGTTTTATAACTTGTCTTTCCTGTGGTGAAACTTGTGATATCTGTGTTACACTTACTCCTCAATGTATCTGA
- a CDS encoding class I lanthipeptide: MKKKKISLEKKLSLHKETIASLSEQQKNGLKGGVNTQFCSGITWDPWATCETHAKPDQVCM; encoded by the coding sequence ATGAAAAAGAAAAAAATTTCACTGGAGAAAAAACTGTCACTCCACAAAGAAACCATCGCTTCTCTTTCCGAACAACAGAAAAACGGTCTGAAAGGTGGTGTCAATACCCAATTCTGTAGTGGTATTACCTGGGATCCATGGGCTACTTGTGAAACACACGCCAAGCCAGATCAGGTGTGCATGTAA
- a CDS encoding ABC transporter permease: MVSHTETALRMFLNYLKIACRQLLKNTSFSLINISGLAIGMAACMLLLLYLRSELSFDRHHQHSKDLYLINSEATVATGAREEYPMLSAPYAEAIRSAYPEVADVARLYTMEDKTLLQVKAAGRPVQAIYESRGCQADPSFFRLFSYQFLEGDASRALTETNSIVLSAETATKLFGEAPALNQTVILSNGTAYKVTGVYKAESSRSHIDASFFIPLSAGWMGDFLRSSQSFSTNNIFYTYLRLQPGTDAPALDKKLVAFMQRIAGKDMREAGFSKRLFLLPVSSLHLYSGLRNIVTPTNSMLYLYVMASIALLILIIACVNFMNLSTARSLRRATEVGIRKSLGAGKGALIKQFLGESSLLAFLSLLLAIILVMAALPLFNTITGKNISGSVLLSPSVAAIFPGIALITGLLAGSYPAFYLSAFKPVDTLKGRYTNRISVASLRRGLVVVQFVIAIGLILATLVIHDQMQFLRQQPLGFAQDRQIVIPLRSEAAQNAYNSLRQQILRNPQVKDAAGTLFYPGIRNNMDFSLYRPDQTVKDIQQVSINWIAPEFLHTMDFQLVSGRFFASGTMADTSQRLIVNEATLRKLAIPVASAVGQRLNFNWQGQILSYEIIGVVKDFHFEDLHHPIQPYAFLMAPHHHFNYLMVHSNTASMKHIIASLEDSWKTLLPEEPFEYSFLDEDFQRNYDAEKNTSHLLTYFTFIAIFVSCLGLFGLAAFDAQQRTKEIGIRKVLGASALSITALLSKDFLKPVLLAFLIVSPLAYLGMQEWLNNFAYHTHISGGTFLAAGALAFLTALLTVSAQAIKASLTDPARSLRTE; the protein is encoded by the coding sequence TTGGTATCTCACACCGAAACAGCATTACGCATGTTCCTCAATTATCTGAAAATTGCCTGCAGACAGCTACTCAAAAACACCTCCTTTTCCCTGATCAATATATCCGGGCTGGCCATCGGTATGGCTGCCTGCATGTTACTGCTGCTCTACCTCCGGAGTGAATTATCCTTTGACCGTCACCATCAGCACAGCAAGGACTTGTATCTGATCAACAGTGAAGCCACTGTGGCTACCGGCGCCAGAGAAGAATACCCCATGTTGTCGGCACCTTATGCAGAAGCCATCCGGTCGGCCTACCCCGAAGTAGCCGATGTAGCCCGGTTGTATACTATGGAAGATAAAACCCTGTTACAGGTAAAAGCTGCAGGCCGGCCGGTACAGGCCATTTACGAAAGCAGAGGATGTCAGGCAGATCCCTCCTTCTTCCGGCTTTTTTCTTATCAGTTCCTGGAAGGCGATGCCAGCCGTGCTTTAACAGAAACCAACAGCATCGTGCTTTCAGCAGAAACAGCTACCAAACTTTTCGGAGAGGCGCCGGCGTTAAACCAGACGGTGATACTCAGCAATGGCACTGCCTATAAGGTAACCGGCGTATACAAGGCCGAAAGCAGCCGTTCCCATATCGATGCCAGTTTCTTTATTCCATTGTCTGCTGGATGGATGGGCGATTTCCTGCGGTCTTCTCAATCCTTCTCCACCAACAATATTTTCTATACTTATCTGCGGCTGCAACCCGGCACCGATGCACCCGCACTAGATAAAAAACTGGTCGCCTTTATGCAGCGTATTGCCGGCAAAGACATGAGAGAAGCCGGTTTCAGCAAACGCCTCTTTCTCTTGCCCGTCAGCTCACTCCATCTCTATAGCGGACTTCGCAATATCGTCACGCCTACCAACAGCATGCTGTATCTGTATGTAATGGCCTCCATCGCTCTGCTGATACTGATCATCGCCTGCGTCAACTTTATGAACCTGTCTACTGCCCGTTCCTTGCGGAGGGCAACGGAAGTGGGTATACGAAAATCGCTGGGTGCCGGCAAAGGAGCACTGATCAAACAATTTCTGGGAGAATCCTCCCTGCTGGCATTCCTGTCGCTGCTGCTGGCCATCATCCTGGTGATGGCTGCCCTCCCACTTTTTAATACCATCACCGGCAAAAACATCTCCGGTAGCGTATTGCTCTCTCCTTCTGTAGCAGCCATCTTCCCCGGCATAGCCCTGATCACCGGTTTGCTGGCTGGCAGTTATCCGGCTTTTTACCTCTCAGCCTTTAAACCGGTAGACACTTTAAAAGGCAGATATACCAACCGTATCTCCGTAGCCTCTCTGCGGCGCGGACTCGTGGTAGTGCAGTTTGTTATTGCCATCGGACTGATACTCGCCACCCTGGTGATCCATGATCAGATGCAGTTCCTGCGCCAGCAGCCACTGGGCTTTGCTCAAGACCGGCAGATCGTTATCCCCCTGCGCAGTGAAGCCGCCCAAAATGCGTACAACAGCCTGCGTCAACAGATATTACGGAACCCGCAGGTAAAAGACGCGGCCGGTACCCTGTTCTATCCCGGCATCCGGAATAACATGGACTTCAGCCTTTACCGTCCGGACCAAACCGTCAAAGATATCCAACAGGTAAGCATCAACTGGATAGCTCCGGAATTCCTCCATACGATGGACTTTCAGCTGGTCAGTGGCCGTTTCTTTGCCAGCGGTACCATGGCCGATACCAGCCAGCGGCTGATCGTCAACGAAGCCACCCTGCGTAAACTGGCCATCCCGGTAGCCAGCGCTGTCGGACAACGGCTTAACTTCAACTGGCAGGGCCAGATTTTATCGTATGAAATCATCGGCGTGGTGAAAGACTTTCACTTCGAAGACCTTCATCATCCCATACAGCCCTATGCTTTTCTGATGGCACCACATCATCATTTCAACTATCTCATGGTACACAGCAACACAGCCAGCATGAAGCACATCATTGCCTCACTGGAAGACAGCTGGAAGACATTGCTGCCGGAAGAACCTTTTGAATATTCCTTCCTGGATGAAGATTTCCAGCGTAACTATGATGCGGAAAAAAACACCTCCCATCTGCTGACTTACTTTACTTTCATCGCCATCTTCGTTTCCTGTCTGGGTCTCTTCGGACTGGCTGCATTTGATGCCCAACAAAGGACTAAAGAAATCGGTATCCGCAAAGTACTGGGCGCTTCTGCTTTGAGTATTACCGCCCTGTTATCGAAGGACTTCCTGAAACCGGTGCTGCTGGCCTTTCTCATCGTCAGCCCATTGGCCTACCTGGGCATGCAGGAGTGGCTCAACAACTTCGCTTACCATACCCATATTAGTGGTGGCACCTTCCTCGCAGCAGGTGCACTGGCCTTTCTCACCGCGCTGCTGACAGTGAGCGCACAAGCCATCAAAGCTTCTCTGACAGACCCTGCACGCAGCCTCCGGACTGAATAA
- a CDS encoding dipeptidase produces the protein MFTIDAHLDLSMNAMEWNRDLQLPVDAIRSREAGQNDKPDRGKGVVSFPELRKGNIGLVVATQIARYVAPDNNLPGWYSPQQAWSQTQGQLAWYKAMEEAGEIIMIKDKQGLEQHLAYWNDGTPNDKKRIGYILSLEGADSLVTVGHLERAYHAGLRAVGPAHYGPGRYANGTDATGHLNEQGRQLLKEMEKLNIILDATHLCDDAFWDAMDLFNGPVWASHNNCRTLVNHNRQFSDDMIKTLIQKGAVIGGALDAWMMVPGWIRFQSTPETMNCNLEKMVDHLDHICQIAGNSLHVGIGSDLDGAFGKEQCPYDLETIADLQSLPVLLSKRGYTAADIENVMHGNWLRFLRNAWK, from the coding sequence ATGTTTACGATCGATGCACACCTGGATCTTAGCATGAATGCTATGGAATGGAACAGGGACCTGCAGCTGCCTGTTGACGCCATCCGTAGCAGGGAAGCCGGACAAAACGATAAACCCGACCGCGGTAAAGGCGTCGTGTCTTTCCCGGAACTGAGAAAAGGAAATATAGGCCTGGTAGTGGCCACTCAGATAGCCCGTTACGTAGCGCCGGACAACAACCTGCCGGGATGGTATTCTCCGCAGCAGGCCTGGTCACAGACACAGGGCCAGCTGGCCTGGTATAAAGCCATGGAAGAAGCAGGAGAGATAATCATGATTAAAGATAAACAGGGGTTGGAACAACACCTGGCTTATTGGAATGATGGTACTCCCAACGATAAAAAACGGATTGGTTATATACTCAGCCTCGAAGGCGCCGATTCACTCGTAACCGTAGGACACCTGGAAAGGGCTTATCACGCTGGATTGCGTGCTGTAGGTCCTGCGCATTACGGGCCCGGACGTTATGCCAACGGCACCGATGCTACCGGTCATCTCAATGAACAGGGGCGCCAGCTGTTGAAGGAAATGGAAAAGCTCAATATCATACTGGATGCTACCCACCTCTGCGACGATGCCTTCTGGGATGCCATGGACCTCTTCAACGGCCCTGTATGGGCCAGCCACAACAACTGCCGCACACTGGTAAACCATAACCGCCAGTTCAGTGACGACATGATCAAAACGCTGATACAGAAAGGCGCAGTGATCGGTGGTGCACTCGACGCCTGGATGATGGTGCCGGGCTGGATCCGGTTCCAGTCCACCCCTGAAACGATGAACTGTAACCTCGAAAAGATGGTCGATCATCTGGATCATATCTGCCAGATCGCTGGTAATTCCCTTCACGTAGGCATCGGCTCCGATCTCGATGGAGCCTTCGGAAAAGAACAGTGTCCCTATGACCTGGAAACAATTGCTGACCTGCAATCCCTGCCGGTATTGCTTTCCAAACGGGGATATACCGCCGCTGACATTGAAAATGTCATGCATGGCAACTGGCTGCGCTTTCTGCGTAATGCCTGGAAATAA
- a CDS encoding sugar kinase encodes MQKRDGKTAVRLAAFGEFLLRLHSNTGKRFSQSDGYIPYYAGAEANVCVLLSRLGMQAEYITRVPDNDLAATGIQLLKSHGVGTGKIQYGGDRLGLYFTESGNGIRPGRVIYDRAGSSFATLQPGDIAWQPLLEEVDVFHWSGVAAALSASSAAVCREALEAALDAGLTISSDFNYRATLWKYGQHPSAVMPALLQHSDLTVADLDAVNVYYNIETDKQLPLEQRFQQCHEQLRRHMPRLKTLAMSFRKVQGNQMVYFGALAKDEQYYFAEGFTIPQVTDQIGTGDAFTAGILFGMMNNYPPQQTIDFATACGTLKQSIHGDWALINKQEVTELMLNGPSGRIVR; translated from the coding sequence ATGCAAAAGCGGGATGGAAAAACAGCAGTCCGGTTGGCGGCTTTCGGAGAATTTCTGTTAAGACTTCACAGTAATACAGGAAAACGTTTCAGTCAGTCGGACGGATATATTCCTTACTATGCCGGTGCGGAAGCCAATGTATGTGTGCTGTTGTCGCGCCTGGGCATGCAAGCGGAATATATCACCCGTGTGCCGGATAATGACCTTGCCGCTACAGGGATACAACTGCTGAAAAGCCATGGTGTCGGTACCGGAAAGATACAGTATGGAGGAGACAGGCTGGGTTTATATTTTACAGAATCGGGCAATGGTATTCGTCCCGGACGTGTGATCTATGACAGGGCTGGTTCTTCTTTTGCCACGCTGCAACCCGGGGATATCGCCTGGCAGCCGTTGCTGGAGGAAGTGGATGTGTTTCACTGGTCTGGTGTGGCCGCCGCTTTATCTGCCAGTAGTGCCGCTGTCTGCAGGGAAGCGCTGGAAGCAGCACTTGATGCGGGGCTTACCATCTCTTCGGATTTTAATTACCGTGCCACACTCTGGAAATACGGACAACATCCGTCTGCCGTCATGCCAGCTTTATTACAACACAGCGATCTGACTGTGGCTGACCTGGATGCCGTAAACGTGTATTATAATATTGAAACAGACAAACAGCTGCCGCTGGAACAAAGGTTTCAGCAATGCCATGAACAGCTGCGCCGGCATATGCCCCGTCTGAAAACACTGGCCATGAGTTTCCGCAAGGTACAGGGCAATCAGATGGTCTACTTCGGCGCACTGGCCAAGGATGAACAGTATTATTTTGCAGAAGGGTTTACCATCCCGCAGGTCACCGACCAGATCGGCACCGGCGATGCCTTTACAGCAGGCATCCTGTTTGGCATGATGAACAATTATCCGCCGCAACAGACCATCGACTTTGCCACCGCCTGTGGTACGCTCAAACAAAGCATCCATGGCGACTGGGCACTTATCAATAAACAGGAAGTAACAGAACTGATGCTCAACGGCCCGTCCGGAAGAATAGTTCGCTAA
- a CDS encoding RidA family protein, which produces MENKAEEKLASLGLELPPAPTPLGVYKPYLIDGKYLYLSGHGPVQSDKSLIIGRIGRELDMEAGKLAARQVGLTMLSTIKTHVGSLDKVKRVIKVLGMVNCTPEFERHPYIINGCSELFAAIWGEENGIGVRSAVGFGSLPDNIPVEIEALFELY; this is translated from the coding sequence ATGGAAAACAAAGCAGAAGAAAAATTAGCGTCATTAGGGTTGGAACTGCCACCCGCACCAACACCACTGGGCGTTTATAAACCTTATCTGATAGATGGTAAATATCTGTACCTGTCAGGTCATGGTCCGGTACAATCCGATAAGTCGCTGATCATCGGCCGTATAGGACGGGAGCTGGATATGGAAGCGGGCAAACTCGCTGCCAGACAGGTAGGGTTAACTATGTTGTCTACCATCAAAACACATGTGGGTAGCCTCGACAAAGTAAAAAGAGTGATCAAGGTATTGGGCATGGTCAACTGTACACCGGAATTTGAGCGTCATCCCTATATCATCAATGGTTGCAGTGAGTTGTTTGCTGCAATCTGGGGTGAAGAAAACGGTATCGGCGTAAGAAGCGCTGTAGGCTTTGGATCACTGCCTGACAATATTCCGGTGGAGATAGAAGCCTTGTTTGAATTGTATTAA